The following are encoded in a window of Myxocyprinus asiaticus isolate MX2 ecotype Aquarium Trade chromosome 17, UBuf_Myxa_2, whole genome shotgun sequence genomic DNA:
- the LOC127454850 gene encoding rab3 GTPase-activating protein non-catalytic subunit-like isoform X6, with amino-acid sequence MSCCLLEFGRVQELRQVRDFLFPKQYQSGPEEKKTQAENELTWDDSDWGSWENPDSKEDGSQAEEEEQQQSSPWLQDCVLSLSPCSDLLVIAREHKAAFLSAKWRTDESGQEEMALTVSWSGTLSAEEGECISSVICIPLASQKRSSTGRPDWTCIVIGFTSGYVRFYTESGVLLLSQLLHEDPVLRLKCRTYEIPRHPGVTEQHEELSILYPAALVTIDGFSLFQSLRACRNQVARAAAAGSDVIQPPPLAYKKWGLQDMDTITDHCSLGITTLSVFDQMKNASILGGFHASVKGSPPAMSQYITVGGGPYTGFYYAIEGSSQPLLSHVALAVASKLTSALFSAASGWLGWKSKNEEESVQKQKPKVEPATPLPVRFGLPDSRRHGESICLSPCNTMAGVTDDFGRVTLLDVARGITIRMWKGYRDAQLGWVQVSEAFGERDTATSPSMPRRHAQFLVIYAPRRGILEVWGTQHGPRVGAFTVGKHCRMLYAGHRLMGVNSVTSQGWQIHTQQVCLFDPVSGALRAITIPFHLALSDKKSERAKDMHLLRRLTSLLRSREVEPALFESEAQSVLLDIKHPALKKQALESLLSNKNAPVSCLTGVTHALLDSLKEQDPEAVDESLLQFCSSQLKLLQLYKDVQLLHTPDTSPTEPEHLSFSGIEEDLARVRPVLQRYTEMNSRPYVSFAQDSGGPLPVRTFLSQLDWVNGELRVIKQPNTDWTQLGSFLFWGCLSGQSVLQRVCETLQESGISPQQLLSLLLSVWLNREKEILKCSDAVSNLHTLMSTLSSMKGAVEESWDGQCVSPWWQQVRTACVQSESAAAALLAALVSHRVAKSAITKLAESKFQEEWECVSLELEQWVVCIKQLEDVLALQTLLCLPPPQGSTGGAVSRCSVKTLLESGRGGVADCVSKLIFRQGVPPDLLRDILQRRRKNQPTEQPLQQGEEERLEELLECVCQRFPNSLSPDVLFAHCSWEHVVQWNKDPEVGQYLEWSVEFLKMISNPHIQLGISAMMWHTFIVKRFSAAAFLMEKVGKAPKDRLCRRDVGMGDAAVRSFLGSCVQLLQALMEADSGVEDVSAPDVCVEEVWSSAEGPVSIVELAVDQRSVHYPLVQHHCVLASLLHAAMTFSLRLKPLSLFDSKGKNAFFRDLISIQLLPSGDMDPNLVAVRQEFLMNVLTGWVKALAEAEENGVKHSGTEDVWPSVCMELTSLLQVNTDILRRHLVCELYNQGLDLWAEEVMMEVEDKDVLGSQLLVLMGQRLSFSLLHSQSQTKPNMELLARLPPTLCTWLKAMNPSELRCPSVPLSQSSRLINKVIEMLPENHTQYSFALQLLEAVDSLQAEP; translated from the exons ATGTCCTGTTGTCTGCTGGAGTTCGGTCGGGTCCAGGAGCTCAGACAGGTGCGAGACTTTCTTTTCCCCAAACAGTACCAATCCGGTCCGGAGGAAAAGAAAACACAAGCAG AGAATGAGTTGACGTGGGATGACTCGGACTGGGGCTCCTGGGAGAATCCTGACAGtaaagaggatggaagtcag GCTGAGGAGGAGGAACAGCAGCAAAGCTCCCCCTGGCTACAGGACTGTGTGTTGTCTCTCTCCCCCTGCTCGGATCTACTGGTTATCGCTCGAGAACATAAAGCTGCTTTTCTCTCTG CTAAGTGGCGGACAGATGAGAGTGGGCAAGAGGAGATGGCTCTCACTGTGTCCTGGAGTGGAACGCTAAGTGCTGAGGAAGG ggAGTGTATTAGTAGTGTTATCTGTATTCCACTGGCCAGCCAGAAGAG GAGTTCTACCGGCCGCCCCGATTGGACCTGTATTGTTATAGGATTTACCTCAGGTTATGTCCGTTTCTACACAGAG agtGGTGTTCTCCTGTTATCTCAGCTCTTGCATGAAGACCCTGTACTGCGACTCAAATGTCGTACTTATGAGATTCCAAGACACCCTGGAGTCACTGAGCAG CATGAGGAGCTGAGTATTTTGTACCCAGCAGCTCTGGTCACCATTGATGGCTTTAGTCTCTTCCAGTCTTTACGTGCATGTCGAAACCAGGTCGCCAGAG CTGCTGCAGCAGGAAGTGATGTCATCCAGCCTCCACCACTGGCCTATAAGAAATGGGGGCTACAGGACATGGACACAATTACAGACCATTGCAGCTTAG gcaTTACGACTCTGAGTGTGTTTGATCAAATGAAAAATGCCTCTATCTTAGGGGGATTTCATGCTTCAGTTAAAGGAAGCCCTCCTGCTATGAGTCAGTATATTACAGTGGGAGGAGGGCCTTATACTGGCTTTTATTACGCTATAGAG GGCAGTTCTCAGCCTCTTCTCTCCCATGTGGCTCTGGCTGTGGCCAGTAAACTCACATCAGCTTTGTTCAGTGCTGccag TGGTTGGTTGGGCTGGAAGAGTAAAAATGAGGAGGAGTCAGTGCAGAAACAGAAGCCAAAGGTGGAGCCGGCCACACCCCTTCCTGTTAG ATTTGGTCTCCCTGATTCTCGTCGACATGGCGagtctatctgtctttctccaTGTAACACTATGGCTGGAGTCACAGACGACTTTGGCAGAGTCACGCTGCTAGATGTGGCACGAGGCATCACTATCAGGATGTGGAAGG gctaTCGTGATGCTCAGCTCGGGTGGGTTCAGGTATCAGAGGCTTTTGGGGAGAGAGATACAGCCACTTCTCCCTCCATGCCCCGCCGCCATGCCCAGTTTCTTGTGATTTACGCCCCACGGAGGGGCATTTTAGAGGTCTGGGGAACTCAGCATGGACCTCGTGTGGGGGCTTTCACTGTAGGCAAACACTGCAG GATGCTGTATGCGGGTCACAGGTTAATGGGTGTGAACAGTGTAACCAGTCAGGGTTGGCAGATACACACACAGCAGGTGTGTCTGTTTGACCCTGTCAGTGGAGCTCTGAGAGCCATCACCATACCATTCCACCTGGCACTCAG TGATAAGAAGAGCGAGCGTGCTAAAGACATGCACTTGCTGAGGAGACTCACCTCTCTACTCAGGAGCAGGGAAGTGGAGCCAG CTCTGTTTGAGAGTGAAGCACAAAGTGTGCTACTGGACATTAAACATCCAGCTCTTAAAAAACAG GCTTTGGAGTCGCTGTTGTCCAATAAGAATGCACCAGTGTCCTGTTTGACTGGTGTTACTCATGCATTATTGGACAGCTTGAAAGAACAAG ATCCTGAAGCAGTGGATGAGTCTTTGTTGCAGTTCTGCTCATCACAGCTCAAACTGCTTCAACTCTACAAAGACGTCCAACTACTGCACACACCAGATACATCACCCACTGAACCTGAACAT CTATCATTCTCTGGCATTGAGGAGGATCTGGCTCGAGTTAGGCCAGTCTTGCAGCGATACACAGAGATGAACTCTCGGCCCTATGTCTCATTCGCTCAAGATTCTGGTGGTCCGCTGCCAGTCCGAACATTTCTGTCTCAGTTGGATTGGGTGAACGGAGAGCTCAGAGTGATCAAACAGCCAAATACGGACTGGACCCAACTGG GTAGTTTTCTGTTCTGGGGTTGTCTTTCTGGTCAGAGTGTATTACAGAGAGTGTGTGAGACTTTGCAGGAAAGTGGCATCAGTCCTCAACAGTTACTG TCTTTGCTCTTATCTGTTTGGCTGAACAGAGAGAAGGAGATACTAAAGTGTTCAGATGCCGTTTCAAACCTGCACACATTGATGTCCACACTTAGCTCCATGAAAG gAGCGGTGGAGGAGTCGTGGGACGGGCAGTGTGTCTCTCCCTGGTGGCAGCAGGTGCGCACGGCATGTGTTCAGTCTGAGAGTGCGGCCGCTGCACTACTGGCTGCTCTAGTCTCTCATCGTGTAGCCAAGAGTGCCATCACCAAACTGGCCGAGAGCAAG TTTCAAGAGGAGTGGGAGTGTGTATCTCTGGAGTTGGAGCAGTGGGTGGTGTGTATAAAGCAGTTGGAGGATGTTCTTGCTCTGCAGACGCTGCTCTGCCTGCCGCCTCCTCAGGGCTCTACAGGGGGTGCTGTTTCTCGCTGCTCAGTCAAAACACTATTAGAAAGTGGCAGAG GGGGTGTAGCAGACTGTGTTTCTAAGTTGATCTTCAGGCAGGGCGTGCCTCCAGACCTCCTGAGAGATATTCTACAGCGTAGGAGGAAGAATCAGCCCACAGAACAGCCACTACAGCAAGGAGAGGAGGAGAGACTGGAGG AGCTGCTGGAGTGTGTGTGTCAGCGATTcccaaactctctctctcctgatGTGCTGTTTGCTCACTGTAGCTGGGAACATGTGGTCCAGTGGAACAAAGACCCAGAG GTGGGGCAGTATTTAGAGTGGTCAGTGGAATTTTTAAAGATGATCTCCAACCCTCACATCCAGTTGG GTATTTCTGCCATGATGTGGCATACCTTCATTGTAAAGCGGTTTTCAGCTGCTGCCTTCCTAATGGaaaag gTGGGGAAGGCACCCAAAGACCGACTGTGCAGACGG GATGTAGGAATGGGAGACGCAGCTGTGAGGAGTTTCCTGGGCTCCTGTGTGCAGTTACTCCAGGCTCTGATGGAG GCAGATTCCGGGGTGGAGGATGTGTCTGCTCCAGATGTGTGCGTAGAGGAAGTATGGAGCAGTGCTGAGGGTCCAGTCTCTATAGTGGAGTTAGCTGTGGATCAGAGATCTGTTCACTATCCTCTGGTCCAACATCATTGCGTGTTAGCATCGCTGCTGCATGCCGCCATGACCTTCTCTCTGCGCCTTAAACCACTCAGTCTGTTCGACAGCAAG GGCAAGAATGCATTCTTCAGAGATTTGATCTCCATTCAGTTGCTGCCCAGTGGCGACATGGACCCCAACCTGGTGGCTGTGAGACAAGAG tttttgATGAATGTATTAACAGGCTGGGTAAAGGCTCTAGCAGAAGCTGAGGAGAATGGTGTCAAGCACAGCGGCACTGAAGACGTGTGGCCATCTGTATGTATGGAGCTCACGTCTCTACTGCAGGTCAATACTGATATACTGCGCAGACACCTCGTCTGTGAGCTTTACAACCAGGGCCTGGACCTATGGGCAGAGGAG
- the LOC127454850 gene encoding rab3 GTPase-activating protein non-catalytic subunit-like isoform X2: MSCCLLEFGRVQELRQVRDFLFPKQYQSGPEEKKTQAENELTWDDSDWGSWENPDSKEDGSQAEEEEQQQSSPWLQDCVLSLSPCSDLLVIAREHKAAFLSAKWRTDESGQEEMALTVSWSGTLSAEEGECISSVICIPLASQKRSSTGRPDWTCIVIGFTSGYVRFYTESGVLLLSQLLHEDPVLRLKCRTYEIPRHPGVTEQHEELSILYPAALVTIDGFSLFQSLRACRNQVARAAAAGSDVIQPPPLAYKKWGLQDMDTITDHCSLGITTLSVFDQMKNASILGGFHASVKGSPPAMSQYITVGGGPYTGFYYAIEGSSQPLLSHVALAVASKLTSALFSAASGWLGWKSKNEEESVQKQKPKVEPATPLPVRFGLPDSRRHGESICLSPCNTMAGVTDDFGRVTLLDVARGITIRMWKGYRDAQLGWVQVSEAFGERDTATSPSMPRRHAQFLVIYAPRRGILEVWGTQHGPRVGAFTVGKHCRMLYAGHRLMGVNSVTSQGWQIHTQQVCLFDPVSGALRAITIPFHLALSDKKSERAKDMHLLRRLTSLLRSREVEPALFESEAQSVLLDIKHPALKKQALESLLSNKNAPVSCLTGVTHALLDSLKEQDPEAVDESLLQFCSSQLKLLQLYKDVQLLHTPDTSPTEPEHLSFSGIEEDLARVRPVLQRYTEMNSRPYVSFAQDSGGPLPVRTFLSQLDWVNGELRVIKQPNTDWTQLGSFLFWGCLSGQSVLQRVCETLQESGISPQQLLSLLLSVWLNREKEILKCSDAVSNLHTLMSTLSSMKGAVEESWDGQCVSPWWQQVRTACVQSESAAAALLAALVSHRVAKSAITKLAESKFQEEWECVSLELEQWVVCIKQLEDVLALQTLLCLPPPQGSTGGAVSRCSVKTLLESGRGGVADCVSKLIFRQGVPPDLLRDILQRRRKNQPTEQPLQQGEEERLEELLECVCQRFPNSLSPDVLFAHCSWEHVVQWNKDPEVGQYLEWSVEFLKMISNPHIQLGISAMMWHTFIVKRFSAAAFLMEKVGKAPKDRLCRRDVGMGDAAVRSFLGSCVQLLQALMEVSSSSFLPYFPFFSRADSGVEDVSAPDVCVEEVWSSAEGPVSIVELAVDQRSVHYPLVQHHCVLASLLHAAMTFSLRLKPLSLFDSKGKNAFFRDLISIQLLPSGDMDPNLVAVRQEFLMNVLTGWVKALAEAEENGVKHSGTEDVWPSVCMELTSLLQVNTDILRRHLVCELYNQGLDLWAEEVMMEVEDKDVLGSQLLVLMGQRLSFSLLHSQSQTKPNMELLARLPPTLCTWLKAMNPSELRCPSVPLSQSSRLINKVIEMLPENHTQYSFALQLLEAVDSLQAEP; this comes from the exons ATGTCCTGTTGTCTGCTGGAGTTCGGTCGGGTCCAGGAGCTCAGACAGGTGCGAGACTTTCTTTTCCCCAAACAGTACCAATCCGGTCCGGAGGAAAAGAAAACACAAGCAG AGAATGAGTTGACGTGGGATGACTCGGACTGGGGCTCCTGGGAGAATCCTGACAGtaaagaggatggaagtcag GCTGAGGAGGAGGAACAGCAGCAAAGCTCCCCCTGGCTACAGGACTGTGTGTTGTCTCTCTCCCCCTGCTCGGATCTACTGGTTATCGCTCGAGAACATAAAGCTGCTTTTCTCTCTG CTAAGTGGCGGACAGATGAGAGTGGGCAAGAGGAGATGGCTCTCACTGTGTCCTGGAGTGGAACGCTAAGTGCTGAGGAAGG ggAGTGTATTAGTAGTGTTATCTGTATTCCACTGGCCAGCCAGAAGAG GAGTTCTACCGGCCGCCCCGATTGGACCTGTATTGTTATAGGATTTACCTCAGGTTATGTCCGTTTCTACACAGAG agtGGTGTTCTCCTGTTATCTCAGCTCTTGCATGAAGACCCTGTACTGCGACTCAAATGTCGTACTTATGAGATTCCAAGACACCCTGGAGTCACTGAGCAG CATGAGGAGCTGAGTATTTTGTACCCAGCAGCTCTGGTCACCATTGATGGCTTTAGTCTCTTCCAGTCTTTACGTGCATGTCGAAACCAGGTCGCCAGAG CTGCTGCAGCAGGAAGTGATGTCATCCAGCCTCCACCACTGGCCTATAAGAAATGGGGGCTACAGGACATGGACACAATTACAGACCATTGCAGCTTAG gcaTTACGACTCTGAGTGTGTTTGATCAAATGAAAAATGCCTCTATCTTAGGGGGATTTCATGCTTCAGTTAAAGGAAGCCCTCCTGCTATGAGTCAGTATATTACAGTGGGAGGAGGGCCTTATACTGGCTTTTATTACGCTATAGAG GGCAGTTCTCAGCCTCTTCTCTCCCATGTGGCTCTGGCTGTGGCCAGTAAACTCACATCAGCTTTGTTCAGTGCTGccag TGGTTGGTTGGGCTGGAAGAGTAAAAATGAGGAGGAGTCAGTGCAGAAACAGAAGCCAAAGGTGGAGCCGGCCACACCCCTTCCTGTTAG ATTTGGTCTCCCTGATTCTCGTCGACATGGCGagtctatctgtctttctccaTGTAACACTATGGCTGGAGTCACAGACGACTTTGGCAGAGTCACGCTGCTAGATGTGGCACGAGGCATCACTATCAGGATGTGGAAGG gctaTCGTGATGCTCAGCTCGGGTGGGTTCAGGTATCAGAGGCTTTTGGGGAGAGAGATACAGCCACTTCTCCCTCCATGCCCCGCCGCCATGCCCAGTTTCTTGTGATTTACGCCCCACGGAGGGGCATTTTAGAGGTCTGGGGAACTCAGCATGGACCTCGTGTGGGGGCTTTCACTGTAGGCAAACACTGCAG GATGCTGTATGCGGGTCACAGGTTAATGGGTGTGAACAGTGTAACCAGTCAGGGTTGGCAGATACACACACAGCAGGTGTGTCTGTTTGACCCTGTCAGTGGAGCTCTGAGAGCCATCACCATACCATTCCACCTGGCACTCAG TGATAAGAAGAGCGAGCGTGCTAAAGACATGCACTTGCTGAGGAGACTCACCTCTCTACTCAGGAGCAGGGAAGTGGAGCCAG CTCTGTTTGAGAGTGAAGCACAAAGTGTGCTACTGGACATTAAACATCCAGCTCTTAAAAAACAG GCTTTGGAGTCGCTGTTGTCCAATAAGAATGCACCAGTGTCCTGTTTGACTGGTGTTACTCATGCATTATTGGACAGCTTGAAAGAACAAG ATCCTGAAGCAGTGGATGAGTCTTTGTTGCAGTTCTGCTCATCACAGCTCAAACTGCTTCAACTCTACAAAGACGTCCAACTACTGCACACACCAGATACATCACCCACTGAACCTGAACAT CTATCATTCTCTGGCATTGAGGAGGATCTGGCTCGAGTTAGGCCAGTCTTGCAGCGATACACAGAGATGAACTCTCGGCCCTATGTCTCATTCGCTCAAGATTCTGGTGGTCCGCTGCCAGTCCGAACATTTCTGTCTCAGTTGGATTGGGTGAACGGAGAGCTCAGAGTGATCAAACAGCCAAATACGGACTGGACCCAACTGG GTAGTTTTCTGTTCTGGGGTTGTCTTTCTGGTCAGAGTGTATTACAGAGAGTGTGTGAGACTTTGCAGGAAAGTGGCATCAGTCCTCAACAGTTACTG TCTTTGCTCTTATCTGTTTGGCTGAACAGAGAGAAGGAGATACTAAAGTGTTCAGATGCCGTTTCAAACCTGCACACATTGATGTCCACACTTAGCTCCATGAAAG gAGCGGTGGAGGAGTCGTGGGACGGGCAGTGTGTCTCTCCCTGGTGGCAGCAGGTGCGCACGGCATGTGTTCAGTCTGAGAGTGCGGCCGCTGCACTACTGGCTGCTCTAGTCTCTCATCGTGTAGCCAAGAGTGCCATCACCAAACTGGCCGAGAGCAAG TTTCAAGAGGAGTGGGAGTGTGTATCTCTGGAGTTGGAGCAGTGGGTGGTGTGTATAAAGCAGTTGGAGGATGTTCTTGCTCTGCAGACGCTGCTCTGCCTGCCGCCTCCTCAGGGCTCTACAGGGGGTGCTGTTTCTCGCTGCTCAGTCAAAACACTATTAGAAAGTGGCAGAG GGGGTGTAGCAGACTGTGTTTCTAAGTTGATCTTCAGGCAGGGCGTGCCTCCAGACCTCCTGAGAGATATTCTACAGCGTAGGAGGAAGAATCAGCCCACAGAACAGCCACTACAGCAAGGAGAGGAGGAGAGACTGGAGG AGCTGCTGGAGTGTGTGTGTCAGCGATTcccaaactctctctctcctgatGTGCTGTTTGCTCACTGTAGCTGGGAACATGTGGTCCAGTGGAACAAAGACCCAGAG GTGGGGCAGTATTTAGAGTGGTCAGTGGAATTTTTAAAGATGATCTCCAACCCTCACATCCAGTTGG GTATTTCTGCCATGATGTGGCATACCTTCATTGTAAAGCGGTTTTCAGCTGCTGCCTTCCTAATGGaaaag gTGGGGAAGGCACCCAAAGACCGACTGTGCAGACGG GATGTAGGAATGGGAGACGCAGCTGTGAGGAGTTTCCTGGGCTCCTGTGTGCAGTTACTCCAGGCTCTGATGGAGGTCTCCTCTTCTTCTTTTCTTccttattttccttttttctccAGA GCAGATTCCGGGGTGGAGGATGTGTCTGCTCCAGATGTGTGCGTAGAGGAAGTATGGAGCAGTGCTGAGGGTCCAGTCTCTATAGTGGAGTTAGCTGTGGATCAGAGATCTGTTCACTATCCTCTGGTCCAACATCATTGCGTGTTAGCATCGCTGCTGCATGCCGCCATGACCTTCTCTCTGCGCCTTAAACCACTCAGTCTGTTCGACAGCAAG GGCAAGAATGCATTCTTCAGAGATTTGATCTCCATTCAGTTGCTGCCCAGTGGCGACATGGACCCCAACCTGGTGGCTGTGAGACAAGAG tttttgATGAATGTATTAACAGGCTGGGTAAAGGCTCTAGCAGAAGCTGAGGAGAATGGTGTCAAGCACAGCGGCACTGAAGACGTGTGGCCATCTGTATGTATGGAGCTCACGTCTCTACTGCAGGTCAATACTGATATACTGCGCAGACACCTCGTCTGTGAGCTTTACAACCAGGGCCTGGACCTATGGGCAGAGGAG